From Eubalaena glacialis isolate mEubGla1 chromosome 5, mEubGla1.1.hap2.+ XY, whole genome shotgun sequence, one genomic window encodes:
- the LOC133092073 gene encoding ras-related protein Rab-5A-like isoform X2: MANRGATRPNRPNTGNKICQFKLVLLGEPAFGKSSLVLCFVKGHFHGFQESTMGAAFLAQTVCLDDTTVKFEIWDTAGQEQYHSLAPMYYRGVQAAIVVYDVTNEESFSYADDNSLLFMETTAKTSMNVNEIFISIAKKLPKNEPQNPGAHSARGRRVDLTEPTQPTRSQCCSN; encoded by the exons ATGGCTAATCGAGGGGCAACAAGACCCAACAGGCCAAATACTGGAAATAAAATATGCCAGTTCAAACTAGTACTTCTGGGAGAGCCTGCTTTTGGCAAATCGAGCCTAGTGCTTTGTTTTGTGAAGGGCCACTTTCATGGATTTCAAGAGAGTACCATGGGGGCTGCTTTTCTAGCCCAAACTGTGTGTCTTGATGACACAACAGTAAAGTTTGAAATATGGGATACAGCTGGTCAAGAACAATACCACAGCCTAGCACCAATGTACTACAGAGGAGTGCAAGCAGCCATAGTTGTGTATGATGTCACAAACGAGGAGTCCTTT TCCTATGCAGATGACAACAGCTTATTATTTATGGAGACAACAGCTAAAACATCAATGAATGTAAATGAAATATTCATTTCAATAGCTAAAAAGTTgccgaagaatgaaccacagaatCCAGGAGCACATTCTGCCAGAGGAAGAAGAGTAGACCTTACTGAACCCACGCAGCCaaccaggagtcagtgctgtagTAACTAA
- the LOC133092073 gene encoding ras-related protein Rab-5A-like isoform X1, translated as MANRGATRPNRPNTGNKICQFKLVLLGEPAFGKSSLVLCFVKGHFHGFQESTMGAAFLAQTVCLDDTTVKFEIWDTAGQEQYHSLAPMYYRGVQAAIVVYDVTNEESFVRAKNRVTELQRQANPNTVIALSGNKADLANKTAVNFQEAQSYADDNSLLFMETTAKTSMNVNEIFISIAKKLPKNEPQNPGAHSARGRRVDLTEPTQPTRSQCCSN; from the coding sequence ATGGCTAATCGAGGGGCAACAAGACCCAACAGGCCAAATACTGGAAATAAAATATGCCAGTTCAAACTAGTACTTCTGGGAGAGCCTGCTTTTGGCAAATCGAGCCTAGTGCTTTGTTTTGTGAAGGGCCACTTTCATGGATTTCAAGAGAGTACCATGGGGGCTGCTTTTCTAGCCCAAACTGTGTGTCTTGATGACACAACAGTAAAGTTTGAAATATGGGATACAGCTGGTCAAGAACAATACCACAGCCTAGCACCAATGTACTACAGAGGAGTGCAAGCAGCCATAGTTGTGTATGATGTCACAAACGAGGAGTCCTTTGTCAGAGCCAAAAACCGGGTTACAGAACTTCAGAGGCAAGCCAATCCTAACACTGTAATAGCTTTATCAGGAAACAAGGCTGACCTCGCAAATAAAACAGCTGTCAATTTCCAGGAAGCACAGTCCTATGCAGATGACAACAGCTTATTATTTATGGAGACAACAGCTAAAACATCAATGAATGTAAATGAAATATTCATTTCAATAGCTAAAAAGTTgccgaagaatgaaccacagaatCCAGGAGCACATTCTGCCAGAGGAAGAAGAGTAGACCTTACTGAACCCACGCAGCCaaccaggagtcagtgctgtagTAACTAA